A region of archaeon BMS3Bbin15 DNA encodes the following proteins:
- the rnr gene encoding ribonuclease R, with protein sequence MKELIRVPPERFGSPLEEVIEDILRKGYMFNERQEGGFEGRLHPDMGMILAIYKITKIGEGKIIPGDGAAYHRTEFEALIFYPELHEIIDGEVVEVVEFGAFARFAAFDALVHVSQITDDYISYDKKREALIGKETRKVLEVNDRVRARIVAVSLNPDKQKESKINLTMRQPGLGKFKWIEDEKKKAKNKEK encoded by the coding sequence ATGAAAGAACTTATAAGAGTTCCACCAGAGAGATTTGGAAGTCCCCTTGAAGAAGTTATAGAGGACATTCTGAGGAAAGGATATATGTTCAATGAAAGACAGGAGGGTGGTTTTGAAGGAAGGCTTCACCCGGATATGGGAATGATACTCGCAATTTATAAAATCACCAAAATAGGTGAAGGCAAGATAATTCCAGGTGATGGTGCAGCCTACCACAGAACAGAATTTGAGGCTCTTATTTTCTATCCCGAACTTCACGAAATTATCGATGGTGAAGTTGTCGAGGTAGTTGAATTTGGCGCTTTTGCAAGATTTGCAGCCTTTGATGCCCTTGTGCATGTCTCCCAGATTACAGACGACTATATAAGCTACGATAAGAAGAGAGAGGCTCTTATAGGCAAGGAAACCAGAAAGGTTCTTGAAGTGAATGACAGAGTGAGAGCAAGGATTGTTGCAGTAAGCCTGAACCCGGATAAGCAGAAGGAATCCAAGATAAATCTTACAATGAGACAGCCGGGCCTTGGTAAGTTTAAATGGATTGAGGATGAAAAGAAAAAGGCTAAGAATAAGGAGAAGTAA
- a CDS encoding non-canonical purine NTP pyrophosphatase has translation MKEMEGDRIFIEDSGLFVEALRGFPGVYSAYVSKTIGYKGILRLMKGEENRKAYFKSVVCLKLKGEIKIFRGKVEGRIAEKARGRGGFGYDPIFIPEGSDKTFAEAPEIKNIASHRKRALEGMKDFLEEFQI, from the coding sequence ATGAAGGAGATGGAGGGTGACAGAATTTTCATAGAGGACTCAGGTTTATTCGTTGAGGCTCTCAGGGGCTTTCCAGGGGTTTATTCTGCCTATGTATCTAAAACTATTGGTTATAAGGGAATTCTCAGACTTATGAAAGGCGAGGAGAACAGGAAGGCTTATTTTAAATCTGTTGTTTGTCTTAAGCTGAAAGGCGAGATTAAGATTTTCAGAGGAAAGGTTGAAGGCAGAATAGCAGAAAAGGCAAGAGGAAGAGGTGGCTTTGGCTATGACCCGATTTTTATTCCAGAGGGAAGTGACAAAACCTTTGCTGAGGCACCCGAAATTAAAAACATAGCTTCCCATAGAAAGAGAGCTCTTGAGGGTATGAAAGATTTCCTTGAAGAGTTTCAGATTTGA
- a CDS encoding 30S ribosomal protein S24e produces the protein MEIEILEDRNNPVLHRREVRFKVIIHKGATPSRVEVRNKLIAILSADKNAFIVKKIESSFGVKVSEGSAMVYENREAMLKIEAEHLLKKNFSEGELKSLRNKATKQEA, from the coding sequence ATGGAGATTGAAATACTTGAAGATAGAAATAATCCTGTTCTACACAGGAGAGAGGTAAGGTTTAAGGTTATTATTCACAAAGGAGCTACACCATCAAGAGTTGAAGTCAGGAATAAGCTTATTGCTATCCTTAGCGCAGATAAGAATGCCTTTATTGTGAAAAAAATAGAGTCCAGCTTTGGAGTAAAAGTTTCTGAAGGTTCCGCAATGGTTTATGAGAACAGAGAAGCAATGCTCAAAATTGAGGCCGAACATCTGCTTAAAAAGAACTTTTCTGAGGGTGAGCTTAAGTCACTCAGAAATAAAGCTACTAAACAGGAGGCTTAG
- the tsaD gene encoding tRNA N6-adenosine threonylcarbamoyltransferase: MWLYGLEKEMKCLGIEATAEKLGIGIVNIKGEILANITKYKPLTTGIHPREAAQHHADNIKDLIKETLQKAELSFKDIDLISFSQGPGLGPCLRVAAVAARTLALKYSLPLVGVNHCVAHIEIGRLKTESRDPLTVYVSGGNTQITAFVSGRYRVFGETLDIALGNLIDQFARAANLGNPGGPVVEKLARKGNYIELPYTVKGMDLSYSGLLTAAKRALNSYSVEDVCYSLQEVSFSMLVEVAERALAHTGKEELLIAGGVGVNRRLQEMLNSMADERGSGFFTTPENLLGDNGAMIAWLGILEYTHGKRMKPEDSFVMQRWRTDEVEVLWR, from the coding sequence ATGTGGTTATATGGTCTGGAAAAAGAAATGAAGTGTCTTGGTATAGAGGCTACAGCAGAGAAGCTGGGTATTGGAATCGTTAACATTAAGGGCGAAATCCTGGCAAACATTACAAAGTACAAGCCTCTTACCACGGGTATTCATCCCAGAGAGGCTGCCCAGCATCATGCAGATAATATAAAAGACCTGATTAAAGAGACTCTCCAGAAGGCAGAACTCTCCTTTAAAGACATTGACCTGATATCTTTTTCTCAGGGTCCGGGGCTTGGACCATGCTTGAGAGTAGCCGCAGTGGCAGCAAGAACTCTGGCTTTAAAATATTCTTTACCTCTGGTTGGAGTCAATCACTGTGTTGCCCATATAGAAATAGGAAGGCTCAAAACGGAATCCAGAGACCCTCTGACAGTTTATGTTTCAGGAGGTAATACACAGATAACTGCCTTTGTCTCTGGAAGGTACAGAGTTTTTGGCGAGACTCTTGATATAGCTCTAGGTAATCTTATTGACCAGTTTGCCAGAGCAGCAAATCTTGGTAATCCCGGTGGCCCTGTTGTGGAGAAGCTGGCAAGGAAGGGAAACTATATTGAGCTGCCCTATACTGTAAAAGGCATGGATTTATCCTACTCGGGTTTATTAACCGCTGCCAAAAGAGCTCTGAATAGTTATAGTGTAGAGGACGTGTGCTACAGCCTGCAGGAAGTTTCTTTTTCGATGCTTGTCGAAGTCGCAGAGAGAGCTCTTGCACATACAGGCAAGGAAGAGCTTCTCATTGCAGGTGGGGTTGGAGTTAACAGAAGACTTCAGGAAATGCTAAATTCCATGGCCGATGAGAGAGGTTCGGGGTTCTTTACCACGCCTGAAAATTTACTCGGTGACAATGGCGCCATGATAGCCTGGCTTGGAATTCTCGAATATACTCATGGAAAAAGAATGAAGCCTGAGGATAGCTTTGTGATGCAGCGCTGGCGCACTGATGAAGTGGAGGTGCTCTGGCGGTGA
- a CDS encoding 30S ribosomal protein S27ae: MGQKWKYYEIKGDKLERKRQTCPRCGDGVFLAEHRNRSSCGTCGYMVWKKK, encoded by the coding sequence ATGGGTCAGAAATGGAAGTATTACGAAATTAAAGGAGACAAGCTGGAGCGAAAACGTCAGACCTGTCCCAGATGTGGTGATGGAGTTTTTCTTGCAGAACACAGGAATAGGTCCTCCTGTGGCACATGTGGTTATATGGTCTGGAAAAAGAAATGA
- a CDS encoding bifunctional UGMP family protein/serine/threonine protein kinase, which yields MKLIARGAEAVILLDEGEIIKKRIKKDYRIPQIDLKLRKNRTKREARLLSLARQNGIPTPFVRDVIPEEFTLRISYIEGEKLRNIVEKLKNIKEIFHEVGNLAGKMHSGNIIHGDLTTSNMILSKGRIYLIDFGLGEVNESIEAKGTDILVFKKSVCSTHFEYEEEILDAFFRGYQESFPSGSRVIERLKLMERRGRYFSER from the coding sequence GTGAAACTCATAGCAAGAGGGGCCGAGGCAGTTATTTTGCTTGACGAAGGGGAGATTATCAAAAAGAGAATAAAAAAGGATTATAGAATACCCCAGATTGATTTAAAACTCAGAAAAAACAGGACAAAACGGGAAGCAAGGCTTCTCTCTCTTGCAAGACAGAACGGGATACCCACACCATTTGTCAGGGATGTAATTCCGGAAGAGTTCACACTCAGAATTTCATATATCGAGGGTGAAAAGCTCAGGAACATTGTAGAAAAACTAAAAAACATTAAGGAGATTTTCCATGAAGTTGGAAACCTTGCCGGTAAAATGCACAGCGGAAATATTATTCACGGCGATTTGACCACATCAAACATGATTCTTTCAAAAGGAAGAATATACCTTATAGATTTTGGCCTTGGTGAAGTTAATGAAAGTATTGAGGCAAAGGGTACAGATATACTTGTTTTCAAGAAATCAGTATGTTCCACACACTTTGAGTATGAAGAAGAGATTCTTGATGCCTTTTTCAGAGGCTATCAGGAAAGTTTTCCTTCCGGTAGCAGAGTAATTGAAAGACTGAAGCTCATGGAAAGAAGAGGGAGGTATTTTTCTGAACGCTGA
- the cynS gene encoding cyanate hydratase: MEPSEITKKVLAAKKEKGLSFSDLGKVVGRDEVWVAAVVYRQASASEDEADKLISALELDYDIAEALTEFPLKGLGPLVPTDPLVYRFYEIMQVYGMPLKSIIHEKFGDGIMSAIDFTLHVDKEENLNGDRVKITMSGKFLPYKKW, encoded by the coding sequence ATGGAACCATCAGAAATTACTAAAAAGGTTCTGGCGGCAAAGAAAGAAAAGGGATTGAGTTTCTCAGACCTTGGAAAAGTTGTGGGGCGTGATGAAGTATGGGTTGCTGCGGTTGTTTATCGTCAGGCCAGTGCTTCTGAAGATGAGGCAGATAAACTGATATCTGCATTGGAGCTTGATTACGATATTGCTGAAGCACTTACTGAATTCCCATTAAAAGGATTGGGTCCTCTGGTGCCAACTGACCCACTGGTTTATCGATTTTATGAAATAATGCAGGTGTATGGAATGCCCCTCAAGTCAATTATTCATGAAAAATTTGGTGATGGGATTATGAGTGCTATCGATTTTACTTTGCATGTCGATAAAGAAGAAAATCTCAACGGAGACCGTGTGAAGATTACAATGTCAGGAAAATTTTTGCCATATAAAAAATGGTAG
- a CDS encoding DNA-directed RNA polymerase subunit E'' produces the protein MAKKEKACKQCRMITSKDTCIYCNINTSGEWFGFVYIVNPEESEIAQKLGVKINGRYALRIR, from the coding sequence ATGGCAAAAAAAGAAAAGGCATGCAAGCAGTGCAGGATGATAACTTCAAAAGATACCTGCATATACTGCAATATAAACACATCTGGAGAATGGTTCGGCTTTGTATATATTGTAAATCCAGAGGAATCAGAGATAGCCCAGAAGCTTGGAGTTAAAATTAATGGTAGATATGCATTGAGGATTAGGTGA
- the hppA gene encoding putative K(+)-stimulated pyrophosphate-energized sodium pump, with protein MEIALIGIGTGILALIFAAYLFRNVLSYEPGNEKMQKIAGAIQQGAMAYLNRQYKTIAVFAIGLALILGVVINWQTGIGFIVGSTFSAIAGYIGMNMSVRANVRTANAAGKGGMDEALPLAFKGGAVTGMSVVGLGLLGISLFYYFFRNPFLIVGFGFGSSLISLFARIGGGIYTKAADVGADLVGKIEAGIPEDDPRNPAVIADNVGDNVGDCAGMGADLFETYAVTSIAAMLLGYILIGSTLAVELPIALGAAAIIASIIGIFFVRYSDGSIMGTLYKGVIASGVISIALFYILINYLMKGSVLIYHDPYRGKIILGSGDIFIATLVGIGITIAMIVITEYFTSTKYFPVQSISRASTTGPATNIITGMAVGFKSTAIPVLIVGFGILVSYSFAGIYGVALAAMAMLSITGIIVALDSFGPITDNAGGIAEMAGLSEEVRNVTDALDSVGNTTKAITKGYAIASAALAALALFSAYTEELTSSSSQFTLKSFNIADPHVLVGLLFGGMIPFLFAAFAMEGVGATAHKVVEEVRRQFREIPGIMEGKAEPEYAKCVDIVTVGALKKMTTPALLAVLSPLAVGFILGPLALGGLLMGSIVSGLLLALTMSNGGAAWDNAKKYIEEGNLGGKGSEAHKAAIVGDTVGDPYKDTAGPAINPLIKVMNTIAVIFAPLIASHFLLK; from the coding sequence ATGGAAATAGCTTTGATAGGAATAGGTACAGGTATTCTTGCCCTTATCTTTGCAGCATATTTATTTAGAAATGTACTCAGCTACGAACCAGGAAATGAAAAGATGCAGAAGATTGCTGGAGCTATTCAGCAGGGTGCAATGGCCTATCTAAACAGGCAGTATAAAACTATTGCTGTTTTTGCTATTGGTTTAGCGTTGATTCTGGGAGTGGTAATAAACTGGCAAACTGGCATAGGTTTTATCGTAGGTTCAACCTTTTCAGCTATTGCCGGTTATATAGGAATGAATATGTCTGTGAGAGCCAATGTCAGGACAGCAAATGCTGCTGGCAAAGGAGGCATGGATGAAGCTCTTCCTCTTGCCTTCAAGGGTGGCGCTGTCACAGGTATGAGTGTTGTGGGTCTGGGCCTTCTTGGTATCAGCCTTTTTTACTATTTTTTCAGAAACCCCTTTCTCATTGTGGGCTTTGGCTTTGGAAGCAGTTTGATAAGCCTTTTTGCAAGAATTGGAGGAGGAATCTACACCAAGGCTGCTGATGTTGGTGCAGACCTTGTGGGCAAGATTGAAGCAGGAATACCTGAGGATGACCCCAGAAATCCTGCTGTCATAGCAGATAATGTCGGGGACAATGTTGGAGATTGCGCAGGTATGGGAGCGGATTTATTTGAGACATATGCAGTTACCTCCATAGCTGCAATGCTGTTAGGTTATATACTAATAGGTTCCACTCTGGCTGTTGAGCTTCCTATAGCTCTGGGTGCTGCTGCAATTATTGCCAGTATTATTGGCATCTTCTTTGTACGTTATTCTGATGGGAGCATTATGGGCACACTATATAAGGGTGTAATAGCCAGTGGAGTTATATCAATTGCTTTATTTTATATACTCATAAACTATCTCATGAAAGGAAGTGTTTTAATATACCATGACCCGTACAGAGGAAAAATCATCCTGGGTTCTGGTGATATATTTATAGCAACTCTTGTTGGTATAGGTATTACTATAGCCATGATTGTAATCACAGAGTACTTCACATCCACGAAATACTTCCCTGTACAGAGTATATCAAGAGCTTCGACAACAGGGCCAGCCACAAACATTATCACAGGTATGGCTGTTGGTTTCAAAAGCACTGCTATCCCTGTTCTTATTGTTGGCTTTGGTATACTGGTTAGCTACTCATTCGCGGGCATATACGGTGTGGCTTTAGCTGCCATGGCCATGCTCAGCATAACAGGCATAATAGTTGCTCTTGACTCCTTCGGGCCCATAACAGACAATGCAGGAGGTATAGCTGAGATGGCAGGGCTTTCAGAGGAGGTAAGGAATGTAACAGATGCTCTGGATTCCGTAGGTAATACAACAAAAGCGATTACGAAGGGCTATGCCATAGCAAGTGCTGCTCTGGCAGCCCTTGCCCTTTTTTCTGCATACACTGAAGAGCTTACATCCAGTTCATCACAATTCACACTCAAGAGCTTCAATATAGCTGACCCACATGTGCTTGTAGGACTCCTATTTGGAGGTATGATACCATTCCTCTTTGCAGCCTTTGCTATGGAGGGAGTCGGTGCCACTGCTCATAAAGTAGTAGAAGAGGTAAGAAGACAGTTCAGGGAAATCCCAGGGATTATGGAGGGGAAGGCAGAACCTGAGTATGCAAAATGTGTTGACATAGTAACTGTAGGAGCTCTGAAGAAGATGACCACTCCAGCACTTCTAGCTGTACTCAGTCCACTTGCTGTTGGCTTCATTCTCGGACCTCTTGCCCTCGGTGGGCTACTTATGGGGAGTATAGTATCAGGACTTCTGCTCGCTCTGACCATGTCCAATGGTGGTGCTGCATGGGACAATGCCAAAAAATATATAGAAGAAGGTAACCTTGGAGGAAAAGGCAGTGAGGCTCATAAAGCTGCTATTGTTGGCGATACAGTAGGCGACCCCTACAAAGATACTGCGGGACCTGCCATAAATCCACTGATTAAGGTGATGAACACCATAGCAGTGATTTTCGCTCCGCTGATAGCAAGTCACTTCCTCTTGAAATAA